A stretch of the Malus domestica chromosome 08, GDT2T_hap1 genome encodes the following:
- the LOC103423027 gene encoding (R)-mandelonitrile beta-glucosyltransferase-like has protein sequence MGSISLAEKPHAVCIPFPAQGHINPMLNVAKLLHFKGFHITFVNTQFNHKRLLKSRGSNSLDGLPSFQFETIPDGLPPTNANVTQDIPSLCHSTKKTCLPHFRELLSKLNSSRDSPSVSCIVSDGVMSFTLDAAQELGIPEVLFWTTSACGFLAYMQFYRLIEKGLTPLKDASYLTNGYLDTVVDWIPGMKDIRLKDIPSFIRTTEPDDQMLDFILVETERAKKASAIILNTFHDFEREVLDALSTLLPPVYAIGPLNLQISQIPADNELKSIGSNLWTEEPECLEWLDSKEPNSVVYVNFGSITVMTSEQLIEFAWGLANCKKTFLWVIRPDLVGGDSAVVPPKFLEETKDRSLLASWCPQEQVLSHPAIGGFLTHSGWNSTLESVCGGVPMICWPFFAEQQTNCRVSCKEWGIGLEIEGDVKRKYVEGLVRKLMDGEEGKEMRKKALEWKKSAKEASCPIGLSYVDLDKMVNQVLLTPRKVE, from the exons ATGGGTTCGATTAGTTTGGCAGAAAAGCCGCATGCAGTTTGCATTCCATTCCCAGCTCAAGGTCACATAAACCCTATGCTGAACGTAGCCAAACTCCTCCACTTCAAAGGCTTTCACATAACCTTTGTCAATACACAGTTCAACCACAAACGCCTCCTTAAATCCCGAGGTTCCAACTCCCTTGACGGCCTTCCCTCTTTCCAGTTCGAGACCATTCCCGATGGGCTCCCTCCAACAAATGCCAACGTTACCCAAGACATACCATCTTTGTGTCATTCCACTAAGAAAACATGCTTGCCTCACTTTAGAGAGCTTTTGTCCAAGCTCAACTCTTCACGCGATTCGCCTTCTGTGAGTTGCATAGTTTCCGATGGTGTCATGAGCTTCACTCTTGATGCAGCTCAGGAACTAGGGATTCCCGAAGTGCTTTTCTGGACAACAAGTGCTTGTGGCTTCTTGGCCTACATGCAGTTTTACCGTCTCATTGAAAAGGGTCTCACCCCTCTTAAAG ATGCCAGCTATTTGACAAACGGGTATTTGGATACCGTGGTAGATTGGATACCAGGAATGAAAGATATCCGATTGAAGGACATTCCAAGCTTCATAAGAACTACAGAACCAGATGACCAAATGCTGGATTTTATTCTGGTCGAGACAGAACGAGCAAAAAAGGCTTCAGCAATTATTTTGAACACATTCCATGACTTCGAACGTGAAGTTTTAGATGCACTTTCAACTCTGCTTCCACCTGTTTACGCTATCGGACCTCTAAATCTACAAATCAGTCAGATTCCGGCGGATAACGAGTTGAAGTCGATCGGATCGAACTTATGGACTGAGGAACCAGAGTGCCTTGAGTGGCTTGACTCTAAGGAACCCAACTCTGTGGTTTATGTCAACTTTGGCAGCATCACGGTTATGACAAGTGAGCAGCTAATTGAGTTTGCATGGGGACTTGCAAATTGTAAAAAGACCTTTTTGTGGGTTATTAGGCCCGACCTAGTTGGTGGGGATTCAGCTGTGGTTCCTCCGAAGTTTTTGGAAGAGACCAAAGATAGGAGCCTATTGGCAAGTTGGTGTCCTCAGGAACAAGTTCTGAGTCACCCAGCTATAGGAGGGTTTTTGACGCACAGCGGATGGAACTCTACCCTTGAAAGCGTGTGCGGTGGGGTGCCAATGATTTGTTGGCCTTTTTTTGCGGAACAACAAACCAATTGCAGGGTCAGTTGCAAAGAGTGGGGCATTGGGTTGGAGATTGAGGGTGATGTGAAAAGAAAATATGTGGAGGGGCTTGTGAGAAAGTTAATGGACGGGGAGGAGGGCAAAGAGATGAGAAAGAAAGCTTTGGAGTGGAAGAAGTCGGCAAAGGAGGCCAGTTGTCCTATTGGATTATCTTATGTGGATCTGGACAAAATGGTCAACCAGGTGCTTCTAACACCAAGAAAAGTAGAGTGA
- the LOC103423056 gene encoding protein FAR1-RELATED SEQUENCE 5-like — protein MDEDSNPDQGITDGDSNPDESSFLQVDSNPDEGSFLQVDSNPDQVINVEGNVENIQCNAREKTPPIIVKNEQEAYDLYNEYAARTGFSIRKKQRRYDKNGDLSTLNFCCSKEGFRQDSDPCEEKKTNRLDERTGCQAKIQFLLEDGEWKVSTFDPEHNHELAMPEERQFLRSNRKILEDDMGVIKTMVNAGIRTTNTYSYLAEEVGESQNVGFTKTNCYNFVSREKRIMLEAGDAQSLINHFKRKQVEDPMFFYTVQVDQENQMTNFFWRDGRSIIDYECFGDVVIFDTTYRTNKYNMICAPFVCAFLLDEKTATFEWLFEAFLESMGNRKPRTIFTNQCQAMANAIMVVFPETCHRLCTWHISMNATRNIPTLYGIPEFKRLFNKCLDGCQTELEFQQTWDAMIEEFNVAQNIWLKGLYAIREKWCPVFSQDAFSVRIKSTQRSESMNNVFHRMSTKTMTLTEFVLHYEKQANGMHSKELEETFRCKQGLPSTAAKKNGFLKRAASVYTRKIYKFLAYEFVGSLAVKMHEVESDGTFQTFELNEEGHRTVYVVKFNSSTLNISCICKRFESMGLLCRHALWVMNVKEVSQIPINTY, from the exons ATGGATGAAGACTCAAACCCAGACCAAGGTATTACGGATGGAGACTCAAACCCAGACGAAAGTAGCTTTCTGCAGGTAGACTCAAACCCAGACGAAGGTAGCTTTCTGCAAGTAGACTCAAACCCAGACCAAG TCATTAATGTCGAAGGCAATGTAGAAAATATTCAATGCAATGCTCGAGAAAAAACTCCACCTATT ATTGTGAAAAATGAGCAAGAAGCTTATGATCTCTATAATGAGTATGCAGCACGCACTGGCTTTAGCATTCGAAAGAAACAGAGAAGATATGACAAAAATGGAGATCTTTCAACACttaatttttgttgttcaaaagAAGGTTTTAGGCAAGATAGTGACCCTTGTGAAGAGAAAAAGACTAACAGATTGGACGAGAGAACAGGCTGCCAAgccaaaattcaatttttactAGAAGATGGTGAGTGGAAAGTCTCTACCTTTGATCCTGAACACAATCATGAACTTGCAATGCCGGaggaaagacaatttttaaGATCAAATCGTAAAATTTTAGAAGATGATATGGGTGTGATTAAAACCATGGTGAATGCAGGTATAAGAACTACAAATACGTACTCGTATTTAGCAGAAGAAGTCGGCGAGTCTCAAAATGTTGGGTTTACGAAAACaaattgctacaattttgtTAGTAGGGAAAAAAGAATTATGCTTGAAGCAGGGGATGCTCAAAGCTTGATCAATCATTTTAAGCGCAAGCAAGTTGAAGATCCAATGTTCTTCTACACGGTGCAAGTTGatcaagaaaatcaaatgactAACTTTTTCTGGAGGGATGGAAGGTCCATAATTGATTATGAGTGCTTCGGGGACGTAGTAATATTTGATACTACATATCGAACCAATAAGTACAACATGATTTGTGCTCCTTTCGTTTGTGCCTTTTTGCTGGATGAGAAGACTGCTACGTTTGAATGGTTGTTTGAGGCATTCTTAGAATCAATGGGGAATCGAAAGCCTAGAACCATTTTCACTAACCAATGTCAAGCTATGGCAAATGCCATTATGGTGGTGTTTCCTGAGACATGCCATCGTTTATGCACATGGCACATATCAATGAATGCTACAAGGAATATACCAACACTTTATGGAATCCCTGAGTTCAAGAGGCTATTCAACAAGTGTCTTGACGGATGTCAAACAGAGTTAGAATTTCAGCAGACTTGGGATGCAATGATTGAGGAATTTAACGTTGCACAAAACATATGGCTTAAAGGTCTTTATGCCATTCGTGAGAAGTGGTGTCCAGTGTTTAGCCAAGATGCATTCTCTGTGAGGATAAAATCCACACAAAGAAGTGAGAGCATGAATAATGTTTTCCATCGTATGTCTACTAAAACGATGACTCTTACTGAATTTGTGCTTCATTatgaaaaacaagcaaatggCATGCATTCAAAAGAATTAGAAGAAACCTTTCGTTGCAAGCAAGGTTTGCCTTCTACAGCAGCTAAAAAAAATGGTTTTCTTAAACGTGCTGCAAGTGTCTACACgagaaaaatttataaatttcttGCGTATGAGTTTGTTGGCAGTTTGGCGGTAAAAATGCATGAAGTTGAAAGTGATGGAACCTTCCAAACCTTTGAACTTAATGAGGAGGGTCACAGAACAGTTTATGTTGTCAAATTCAACTCCTCAACTTTAAACATCTCATGTATTTGCAAGAGGTTTGAATCCATGGGTTTGTTATGTCGTCATGCTCTATGGGTAATGAATGTAAAAGAAGTTTCTCAAATACCAATCAATACATATTGA